The genomic region GCGAGACGGCGCGCCGGATCGATCGTGAGCACGGCCGTCCGCCGGCCCTGGAGCGCCCCCCACACGGCGATCGAGGCCGCGACGGTCGTCTTCCCCACCCCGCCGCTGCCAGCGGAGATGACGACCTGGTGGCGCTCGACGAGCTTGCGGAGCTTCATGCCCGGCGCGCGGCCGGTAGGGCCGCACCCTCCTCGAGGTGCCGCGACAGGAGGTCGATCTCGGCGGCGCCGAACTCCTCGGCGAAGAGGTACGGCAGCTCGACGATCGACGCCTGCCCGAGCGCGGCGCGCAAGCGCTCGGCGTGCTGCGCGTTGATCGCGGCCCAGCCGCTCTCCTCGGTCGCGCGCGCGGCGACCGCGGCGAGGATCGTGCGCTCGTCGCCGTGCGCCGCCTCCGCCGCGCGCTCGACCCGCTCGATCACCTCGGCGGTGAAGCGACGCGCGTGCATGCGGTTCACGATGACCGCGCCGATCGGCAGGTGGAGCGGGCCGGCGATCTGCGCGTGCGCCTCGAGCGTCTCGGTGACCGGCATGTCCTCGGCCAGCGTCACGAGGTGCACCGCGGTCGTCGCCGGATCCTGCAACAGCTCCACGACCTTCGTCGCCTCGCGCTCGACGAGCCCGGCCCCGAACGTGTCGCGGGCGGCCTGCGGCATGCGGAGATAGTGCAGGCCGTGACCGGTCGCCGGCGCGTCGACGACGATCACGTCCCACGCCGGACGCGTGCCCTCGCGACGCGTCGCCTCGTACCAGACCTTGCCGACCGTCATCAGCTCCTTCAACCCCGGCGCCGCGGCCACGAAGTACTGGTAGATGCGGCTCGAGAACACGGTCGAGAGCAGACGGCGCACCGGGATGATGAGGCCGAGATACTCTTCGAGCGCAGCGCGGCCGTCGATCGAGACCACGGAGAGGTTCGCGTCGATCGCGCTCGGCGTGCCAACCGACGCAGGTGCCCCGAGCACGGCGGGCAGGCGCCCGCCCGCCTCCATCTCGACCGCGAGCGTCCGAAACCCCCGCCGCGCGAACAGGCGCGCCAGCGCGCACGCGACCGTCGTCTTCCCCACCCCGCCCTTGCCGACGACGAAGTGCAGCCGCCGCGCGAACGGCGCGGTCACGACAGGCGCCGG from Candidatus Eisenbacteria bacterium harbors:
- a CDS encoding ArsA family ATPase; amino-acid sequence: MTAPFARRLHFVVGKGGVGKTTVACALARLFARRGFRTLAVEMEAGGRLPAVLGAPASVGTPSAIDANLSVVSIDGRAALEEYLGLIIPVRRLLSTVFSSRIYQYFVAAAPGLKELMTVGKVWYEATRREGTRPAWDVIVVDAPATGHGLHYLRMPQAARDTFGAGLVEREATKVVELLQDPATTAVHLVTLAEDMPVTETLEAHAQIAGPLHLPIGAVIVNRMHARRFTAEVIERVERAAEAAHGDERTILAAVAARATEESGWAAINAQHAERLRAALGQASIVELPYLFAEEFGAAEIDLLSRHLEEGAALPAARRA